AAGTTCGTGAATGCGATCTCAGGTATCTCCGCAAGCCGCCTGATTTGCTCGAAGAAGGCGAGGCGACTCGGCGCCGCCACTTCACTGCGGAATCGACACAGCACGATGTGTCGCACAGGCCCTTTTGAGGGGATCATGGTCAGTCTCTACAGCCGAGCGATGCCATGACCGCGCGTACGCGCACGATGGCGTCTTCAGGATCGCGGAGAAGGCCAGCCTGATCCGCGAGGCGGAATACGTCTGCGAGATAGGCGGGCGGGCGCATGCCATGGTGACCGCCGAGCATGAAGAAGTGATCCTGGAACCCATTCAGGTATGCGAGGAACACGACGCCTGTTTTGTAGTACTGCGTCGGCGCCCGGAAGATATGGCGCGACAGCGGTACTGTCGGTGCGAGCAGCGCGTTGAACGTGTCGAGATCGTTGCCCGCGAGCGCGTCCAGGGCCTGCGATGCGGCGGGGGCGATCGCGTCGAAGATGCCGAGGAGCGCGTGCGAGTATCCCGCGGCGTCGCCTGCGATCAGGCCGGGGTAATTGAAATCGTCGCCCGTGTACATCTTGACTGCGGGCGGCAATTGCCGGCGGAAGGAGATTTCCTTGGCGTCGTCGAGCAGCGATATCTTGATGCCGTCGACGCGATCGACGCTGTCGCCGATCACACCGAGGCAGACTTGCGCCGCGCTCTCGCAATCCGACGCTCCCCAGTAACCAGCAAGTTCAGGATCGAACATCTCGCCGAGCCAATGAAGAATCACCGGCTCATCGCACATGGCCAACACTTCGCGATAGACACGCCGATAGTCCTCCGGCGAGCGGGCCACGCGGGCCAGTGCGCGGCTCGCCATCAGGATGACGCGTCCGCCGATGCGTTGAATGGCTTCGAGCTGCTCCGCGTATGCGCGGATCACCTGGTCGCAGTTTGTAATCGAATTCGGTGCGACGTGATCAGTGCCGCAGCCGGACGCGATCAACGCGCCGGGGATATCGCGCGTGCCTTCAATCGTGCGGGTGATCAACTCGAGCGCGCTGTGCCAGGACAGACCCATGCCTCGTTGTGCGGTATCCATTGCTTCGGCAATGCCGAGCCCTTGCCTGAGCAGGTAGCGGCGATATTCGAGCGTACGTTGCCAATCGATTGCGGGCGCTTCATTGAGTTCGCTGGCGCGTAGTGGATCGGCCACCACATGCGCGGCCGAATAGGCAATACGGTTGAACGGCCGGGCAGGTGCGCGGACGTCGAGCGGCGTGCCTTGCAGGCGATAGCTATCCATCGTGCCGAGCGCGGTCGGAAGTTTGAGTGTCAGGTTCATATGCGTGTCAGTATTTGGTCACAAGCAGGCCGCCGTCGATACGGATAGCCTGGCCAACGCTATAGGGCAGTCCGCCTGTCGCCAGCGTGCGCACAGTGGTCGCGACTTCCTGGGGCACGCCCCATCGCTTGATGGCTGTGAGGCCTTGTTCTATCTGGGCGTCGTAGCGTGCGCGGGACGGCGCCGTCATTTCCGTTTCGATCAGACCGGGCTGCACTTCGTAGACGCTCACGCCGTGCTCGGCGAGCCGCAATGAAAACAGCGTGGTCGCCATCGACAGACCCGCCTTCGATACGCAGTACTCGCTGCGCAACGGCGAGGCCGCGACCGCATTCGACGATGTGATCGTGATGACGCTCGGATGCGGCGCAACACTGGGCCGGGAGCGCGCGAGGAAGTGCTTCGCGAACGCCTGGGTCAGGAAGAACGTGCCGCGCGTGTTCACAGCGATGCAGCGGTCGAAGCTCTCAGGCGATACATCGAGCAGGTCGCCTCGCGACATCACCGAGACGCCCGCGTTGTTCACGAGGCAATCGATCGAACCACCGAGCCGTGCTTCGATATCGAGCAGCGTGGAAGGATGCGAGTCGATGTCGGCGAGATCGGATACGACGGCGATCGCGCGGGCGCCTGTCTGTTCGACTTCGGCAACCGCCTGATCCAGTTCCTCCGATGCCACAGCGTCAGTGAGCGCAACATCGAACCCTGCGCGGCCGAGCTCGATTGCAATCGCTCGCCCGATGCCGCGTCGACTGCCCGTGACGAGTGCGATAGGACGGTGGCTCATATCGCCGCTCCATTGGCAATCAGATCGCGAGCGATGATCGTGCGCTGGATCTGGTTCGTGCCTTCGTAGATCTGCGTGATCTTCGCGTCGCGATAGAGCCGTTCGACTTCATAGCCGCGAATGTAGCCACTGCCGCCAAAGATCTGCACTGCGTTGGCGCTGTGCTTGACGGCCGTGTCGCCCGCGAAGCATTTGGCCATCGAGCAGGCGATGCTTGCGCGGTCGCCGGTTTCAAGGCGTTCAGCCGCGTCATGCACGAGCAGCCGTGCGGCCCGAATGTCTTTCGCCATATCGGCGAGCATCCACTGGACGCCCTGAAAATCGGCGATGTGACTGCCGAACTGTTTGCGCGTCTGCGCATACTCCAGCGCCGCTTCGAGACCGGCCTGCGCGATGCCTACAGCCAGCGCGGCGATGCCCACGCGGCCCTTGTCGAGCACGCTCATCATGATGTGAAAGCCACGGCCTTCCTGTCCGAGCAGGGCGTCGTGCGGGAGTTTGACGCGGTCGAAATGCAGTTCTCCGACTTGCGATGCACGCTGGCCCATCTTGTGTTCTTTCGGACCTTTCGATACGCCCGCCAGATGGCAATCAACGATGAAGATGCTCATGCCGCGCTTGCCGGCCGCCGGATCGGTGCGTGCGAGCACGAACGCCAGATCTGCAACCGGTGCGTTGTGGATCCAGAGCTTGGCGCCGCTGAGTTCCCACCCGTCGGCAGTGCGCGTCGCGGTGGTGCGAATGCCGGACACGTCGGTACCGGCGTCCGATTCGGTAATGCAGTAAGCCGGCCGGAGGGCTGCGCGCAACAAGGGCTCCATGTACTTCGCGCGCTGCCCGTCGGTGCCGTGAACACTCAGTAGCGTGCCGACCAGTTCGAGCAGGCCGCACTGGTCGGCGACCGACGCATAACCGCGCGACAGCTCTTCCATCACAAGCGCGTAAGCGGTGACGTCGAGCCCGGCGCCGCCAAATCCCTCGGGCACGGTAATGCCGAACAGGCCTAGTTCACCCATCTGCTTGTAAATCTCCGCGGGGAATCGCTCCTCGCGGTCCAGTTCCTCGGCTAGAGGGCGAATCACTTCCTGCGAAAAGCGCCGTGTCATGTCGCGGATCTGCTCATGCGTTTCTGAGAGCTTCATGTCGTCTCCATCCTTGCTCGTCATACCTGATTGTTGCGGTGCAGCGTGTCGGTGCAGGTAAACCCGAGCGCCGCGCAATACCCCTTGAAATCAGATGTTTCGTGTGCCAACATTGGCAACAAGTAACCATCTGGTGGGTTATTTAAGACCAACGAAACGCCGCTGTCAACGGGTTTTGCGGCCGATCTGAAAGGAGAGAGCAGTGAGCAAGTGGAAGGAGGCTGCTGACGCGGTCGAGCAGATTTTCGACGGCGCGACGATCGCGCTGGCAGGTTCGGGAGGCGGTCTGCTCGAAGCGGACGCCGTGCTTGCGAAGCTCGAGCAGCGTTTCCTCGAGACCGGGCATCCGCGCGATCTGACGGTCGTGCATGCGCTGGGTATTGGCGACGCGCAGGGCAGTGGGCTGGGACGCTTTGCACATGCCGGCATGGTCAAGCGCGTGATCGGCGGGCATTGGAGCTGGGCGCCGTCGATGCAGAAACTCGCGAAAGAAAACGCCTTCGAGGCCTACAGCTTTCCAGCTGGCGCGATCTCCACACTGCTGCGGGAAATCGGCGCGGGGCGGCCCGGCCTCGTCACACATGTGGGCTTGCGCACTTTCGTCGATCCGCGCATCGACGGCGGCAAGATCAACGAGCGCGCGACCGAAGACATGGTCGAACTGGTTACGCTCGATGGACGCGAATACCTGCGTTACAAGCCATTCACGGTCGATTTCGCAATCGTGCGCGGCTCGTCGGCGGACGGGAGCGGCAACGTCACGCTGCGCCGCGAGCCGGCCGATCTGGACGTCTATGCCGCCGCGCTCGCGGCCCATAACTGCGGCGGCCGCGTCATCGTGCAGGTGAAGGAGCGAGAGCCCGAAGGATATGTGCCCGCGCGCCTGGTTCGTATTCCCGGCATCCTGGTCGACGCGCTCGTCGAAACGCCCGAACAGGTGCAATGCGTAGTGTCGGATTACGATCCAGCGCTCAGCGGCGAAGCGCTGTGCCCGATCGGCGACGGCTTCTACGAAGTGCCAACAGGCATCCGCCGCATCATCGCCGCGCGGGCGGCGAGCGAGTTGCGTGCCGGGCAGTCCGCCAATTTCGGCTTCGGCATTCCAGGCGGCATCCCCGCCTTGCTGGCGGAACAGGGGCGGCTCGGCACGTTCTGGGGATCGGTCGAACAGGGCATCCACAACGGCGCAATGCTCGACGGTCCGATGTTCGGCACGGCACGCAATGCGGACGCGATCCTGTCGAGCGTCGACCAGTTCGATTTCTATAGCGGCGGCGGTGTCGACGTCTCTTTCCTTGGCATGGGCGAAATGGACGCCGAGGGCAACATCAATGTGTCGAAGCTGGGCTCGACGGTCGTGGGTCCTGGCGGCTTTATCGATATCACGCAGGGCGCGCGAAAGATCGTGTTTTGCGGGAGCTTCGAAGCAAAGGGTCTAGCGGTCGAACAGGCGGGCGCACGTCTGAACATCGTGTCGCCGGGCAGCGTGCCCAAGCTCGTCGATCGCGTGCAGCACATCACCTTCAGCGGCGAGCAGGCGCGCCTTAGCAAT
The Paraburkholderia terrae genome window above contains:
- a CDS encoding 3-ketoacyl-ACP reductase, whose protein sequence is MSHRPIALVTGSRRGIGRAIAIELGRAGFDVALTDAVASEELDQAVAEVEQTGARAIAVVSDLADIDSHPSTLLDIEARLGGSIDCLVNNAGVSVMSRGDLLDVSPESFDRCIAVNTRGTFFLTQAFAKHFLARSRPSVAPHPSVITITSSNAVAASPLRSEYCVSKAGLSMATTLFSLRLAEHGVSVYEVQPGLIETEMTAPSRARYDAQIEQGLTAIKRWGVPQEVATTVRTLATGGLPYSVGQAIRIDGGLLVTKY
- a CDS encoding acyl CoA:acetate/3-ketoacid CoA transferase, with the protein product MSKWKEAADAVEQIFDGATIALAGSGGGLLEADAVLAKLEQRFLETGHPRDLTVVHALGIGDAQGSGLGRFAHAGMVKRVIGGHWSWAPSMQKLAKENAFEAYSFPAGAISTLLREIGAGRPGLVTHVGLRTFVDPRIDGGKINERATEDMVELVTLDGREYLRYKPFTVDFAIVRGSSADGSGNVTLRREPADLDVYAAALAAHNCGGRVIVQVKEREPEGYVPARLVRIPGILVDALVETPEQVQCVVSDYDPALSGEALCPIGDGFYEVPTGIRRIIAARAASELRAGQSANFGFGIPGGIPALLAEQGRLGTFWGSVEQGIHNGAMLDGPMFGTARNADAILSSVDQFDFYSGGGVDVSFLGMGEMDAEGNINVSKLGSTVVGPGGFIDITQGARKIVFCGSFEAKGLAVEQAGARLNIVSPGSVPKLVDRVQHITFSGEQARLSNQEVLYVTERAVFRLEADGVRLIEVAEGVDVERDVLARMAFRPLVDEALLARSKQSVPATQEKVA
- a CDS encoding acyl-CoA dehydrogenase family protein codes for the protein MKLSETHEQIRDMTRRFSQEVIRPLAEELDREERFPAEIYKQMGELGLFGITVPEGFGGAGLDVTAYALVMEELSRGYASVADQCGLLELVGTLLSVHGTDGQRAKYMEPLLRAALRPAYCITESDAGTDVSGIRTTATRTADGWELSGAKLWIHNAPVADLAFVLARTDPAAGKRGMSIFIVDCHLAGVSKGPKEHKMGQRASQVGELHFDRVKLPHDALLGQEGRGFHIMMSVLDKGRVGIAALAVGIAQAGLEAALEYAQTRKQFGSHIADFQGVQWMLADMAKDIRAARLLVHDAAERLETGDRASIACSMAKCFAGDTAVKHSANAVQIFGGSGYIRGYEVERLYRDAKITQIYEGTNQIQRTIIARDLIANGAAI
- a CDS encoding dihydrodipicolinate synthase family protein, which gives rise to MNLTLKLPTALGTMDSYRLQGTPLDVRAPARPFNRIAYSAAHVVADPLRASELNEAPAIDWQRTLEYRRYLLRQGLGIAEAMDTAQRGMGLSWHSALELITRTIEGTRDIPGALIASGCGTDHVAPNSITNCDQVIRAYAEQLEAIQRIGGRVILMASRALARVARSPEDYRRVYREVLAMCDEPVILHWLGEMFDPELAGYWGASDCESAAQVCLGVIGDSVDRVDGIKISLLDDAKEISFRRQLPPAVKMYTGDDFNYPGLIAGDAAGYSHALLGIFDAIAPAASQALDALAGNDLDTFNALLAPTVPLSRHIFRAPTQYYKTGVVFLAYLNGFQDHFFMLGGHHGMRPPAYLADVFRLADQAGLLRDPEDAIVRVRAVMASLGCRD